AGTATAGGCTTTAATAACAAGAATAGTGCAATAATCTTGTTAAGAGCTGTTAAATATTTTTGAAAAAAGAAATTGTCTCAAAAGTCAAACAATTTGCATTTTATCATTCTGACGAAGGAAGAGTCTTATTTGTAATTTGTAATATGAGATTCTTCACTACATTTCATTCAAAATGACACTTTTGAGACCACCTTTTTGTTTATTCTTTTTATTATTTTCTGATAGTTTTAGTGATACTGCGGCCATCTTTGTAAAGAATTTTCACAAAATATATTCCAGACTGAAGGCGGCTGATATTCATACTGTTCTGTCCTGGATTCATGAAAGTCATAATCTGAAGTCCCTGAGGAGTAATGACATCTACTCTGCTTATTTTACTGTAAGCACTTTCAGGTGCGAAACTGATCAGATGATCAGATACGATTATTGAAAAACCAGCTTCTTTATTGGTAAGCCCGGCAGTACAGCCTGTTCCTTCACTACAGTCACTTACCACCTTCCAGACCGCATTACTTCCCGGTGCTTCTCCCGGATTTGCATACCATTTGTTTTCCCAGATTTTACAGGCATGAAAAACCTTTGTTCCTGCTGTTGGATAAGTTTTTACCGGATTATATTCCTGTGCTCCACAATAGGTCACCGGCCCGCCTGATTCACATCCAGGACCCTCGGTACAAGCACTTACTTCCTCCCATACCATATTTGTTCCTGGCAGTTCTCCCGGATTCGCATACCATTTATTTTTCCAGATTTTACAGGAGTAAAAAACTTTCACTCCGGCTGTAGGATATGCATTAGCCGCATTATACTGCTCTGTTCCGCAATATGACTGACCATTACCAGGTGTTACTTTCTTTGTTCTGACTTTTAATTCATTACTCATATCAGAAAGCTGATCATTCATAGCAACAGATCTTACCGTATAACCATATTCTGTATCTTGTGCCAATCCTGTTCTTGAAAAGCTTGTTTGAACAGTCTCTCCTACTTTAATCCCATTTTCAAATACATGGTAATTTTTAATGCCTTGGGTATGGGTTGAGGCCATCCACATTAGGGAAACAGAATTTTCAGTAACTCCCATTGAATGAAGATTTGATGGCGCTGTGGGTTTTTCAGGAATACCCTCACTGTTCGTTTTTACACTGAGCGGAGCACTTTTCCCTGACATAAGTCCTGAAGAACCTTTGGCCTGTATTTCATAAGTATAAACTGTATTAGCCGTTAAACCAGTATCTTCAAACTGAGCCCCACTCACTTGCTGCACACTTTGTCCGTTGCGGAACACAATGTAAGATACGGCATCTGACTGTGGTGTCCAGCTAATTTTAGCAGAGGAACTGGTAACTCCCAGCTGCGTTAACCCTGTAGGAGTGGCTGGTGCTGAAACTCCTGTTCCTGAGGTTACATTCACATCAATAACATTATAAAATGCATTGGTAGTGTCTGCTACATCCCAGACCGCTAAAATAATATGGTAGCCCGTACGATTAGCAGGAACTGTGATCTGATGAGAAACATTATCCTGTGGTGGAGTTCCATTATGCATAACTGTACCAATGAGTTCAAGATTCTGACGAGTAAGCGGCTGATTGGGATCCCAACCCTGCTTGGTCATATAATAATGCCATTTTGCCGTCGCATGATAAGCTGTATATTTCCAGATAAACGCATTTATACCG
The sequence above is a segment of the Chryseobacterium culicis genome. Coding sequences within it:
- a CDS encoding lytic polysaccharide monooxygenase, whose product is MMTRKIFFPVLLMLAILVPSLIHVSAHGYVMSPASRGYQGSLDKAALGYSAAFGIYGSVINEPASLEAPKGFPALGPADGKIASANGSIGGDTTLDIQNANRWKKTNITTGINAFIWKYTAYHATAKWHYYMTKQGWDPNQPLTRQNLELIGTVMHNGTPPQDNVSHQITVPANRTGYHIILAVWDVADTTNAFYNVIDVNVTSGTGVSAPATPTGLTQLGVTSSSAKISWTPQSDAVSYIVFRNGQSVQQVSGAQFEDTGLTANTVYTYEIQAKGSSGLMSGKSAPLSVKTNSEGIPEKPTAPSNLHSMGVTENSVSLMWMASTHTQGIKNYHVFENGIKVGETVQTSFSRTGLAQDTEYGYTVRSVAMNDQLSDMSNELKVRTKKVTPGNGQSYCGTEQYNAANAYPTAGVKVFYSCKIWKNKWYANPGELPGTNMVWEEVSACTEGPGCESGGPVTYCGAQEYNPVKTYPTAGTKVFHACKIWENKWYANPGEAPGSNAVWKVVSDCSEGTGCTAGLTNKEAGFSIIVSDHLISFAPESAYSKISRVDVITPQGLQIMTFMNPGQNSMNISRLQSGIYFVKILYKDGRSITKTIRK